GACAACATCGAGGCTTTCCGGCACGGGGAGCTGCGCACCGAGGATTGGGTGAAGCCGCACTGGGAGCTGACTGCTGAGCACGGCTGGATTGATTTTGAGCGCGGCGTGAAGGTCACCGGCGCGGGTTTCCCGTTTTACAAAGGCCCTGCGGCCCGCCTGCAGCGCGCGCTGATCAACTATTTTATTGATACGGCAACCGAGCGCGGCTATACCGAGCTGATGGCGCCGTTCATGGTGAACGAAGATTCTGCCCGCGGTACCGGTCAGATTCCCGACAAAGAGGACATGATGTACACGGTGCCGCGCGACGGCTTTTTTATGATTCCGACCGCTGAGGTGCCGGTTTCTAATTTTCACCGGGATGAGATTTTTGAGCTGAAATCCCTGCCCGTAAAGTATGTCTGCTACACGCCCTGCTGGCGCCGCGAGGCGGGTTCCTACGGGAAGGATGTGCGGGGACTGAACCGGCTGCATCAGTTTGATAAGGTCGAGCTGGTAAAGTTTGTGAAGCCGGACACATCCTACGATGAGCTGGAAAGCCTGCGGGAGGACGCAGAGTTTCTGCTTCAGGCCCTCGGACTCAGCTACCGTCGCCTGCTGATGTGTACCGGCGATATGGGTTTTACGCAAACCAAAAAATACGATCTCGAGGTCTGGAGCCCCGGTCAGCAGCGCTGGCTGGAGGTGAGCTCCTGCTCCAATTTTGAAGGCTTTCAGGCGCGCCGGATGATGGTGCGTTACCGTGATGAAAAGGGCAACATCGAAACCCTGCACACCCTGAACGGCTCCGGACTCGCGCTGCCCCGCGTGATGGCGGCGATCCTGGAAGAATATCAGCTGCCCAGCGGCAAGCTTCGCGTGCCGGAGGTGCTGAAGCCTTATCTCGGCGGCGCGGAAGAGCTGGGCTGATCCATTATTGTTAATAACAGAGTTAACTGCATGGTGTCATTTATTGGCATCATGCCTGATTTTTGTCACACCTACTTGCAGTACACATGCTGAATCCAAATGAAGTCCTGTCGGCGCGCGATGCCTTTTTCCGTCACGTAGCGCTGACCAGCGACGCGCCTATGGGCATCGAAATTGACTATGCCGAGGGGCCTTTTTTTTACGACACCAACGGCCGCCGCTACACCGATTTTATCTCCGGGATTGCGGTCAGCACGCTGGGGCATCGCCATCCGGTGGTGCTCGACGCGCTGCGGTCGCAGCTCGACCGGCACCTGCATGTGATGGTGTACGGGGAGTTTATTCAGCGTCCGCAGTCGGATTTCGCGCGGCTGCTGACGTCAGTTCTGCCCGAAAGCCTGGACCGGATTTACTTTGTGAACAGCGGCACCGAGGCCAACGAAGGCGCGCTCAAGCTGGCCAAGAAACATACGGGACGCAGCAAGCTCATCGCCTTCCGGAACAGCTATCATGGCGACACGCATGGTTCGCTGAGCGTAACCGGCCGCGATGTGTACCGCGATCCGTACCTGCCGCTGCTGCCGGATGTGCATTTCTTCGACTTCAACGACCCTGCCGTTTTTGAGGCTTTTGACTCAGAAACGGCTGCGGTCATTCTCGAACCGATTCAGGGGGAGGGCGGCATCATCCCGGCGAAAAAAGCCTGGCTCCAAAGCGTGCGGGAAGCCTGCACCAAGGCCGGGGCCTGCCTCATTTTTGATGAAATCCAGAGCGGATTCGGACGCACGGGGCGTCTTTTTGCTTTCGAGCATTACGGCGTCGTGCCGGACATCCTGTGCATGGCCAAGGCCATGGGCGGAGGCATGCCGGTTGGCGGCTTCGCGGCGTCATCCCGCCTGTTTGAAGCTTTTATGTATGATCCGCCGCTGAATCACGTCACGACTTTCGGCGGGCACCCGATGAGCTGTGCTGCGGGTCATGCGGCGCTTCAGTTCACGCTTGAAAACAAATTGTGGGAGCGGGCGCCATCCATCGAGAAACAAATCCGCGAAGGACTTGACCTGCCCGGCGTTGTTGAAATCCGGGGCAGGGGTGCCATGCTCGGTCTCGTGCTGCCGGATTTTGACACTACCCGCGCGGTCGTTGAGCGCTGCCTGGCACACGGCCTGCTTCTTGGCTGGACACTGCACTCCAACACGCTGGTCCGCCTCGCACCACCGCTCATCATCGAAGATGAAGTGCTGCAGGACGCTATAGCTATTCTTCGGGAAAGCATTCTTGCGTGCCAGTCCTGAAATCATTTATGACAATACTTTGTCACACCTTCCATTCAAAAAATATTCGCTCATGTATGCTCCCCTTCGCTTAGCCGGACTTCTTATTTTGTTCGTTGTGATGCAGCCATTTACCGGACTTGCGCAATCCCAAACGCAGGATTTGCAGCGGTACGCATCGTTGCAGCAGGCGCTTTTCAGTGCCGGAAACCTGTCAGGCGGTAATGGTCCGGCCTCGGTGAACTGGATTGCCGGTGGCGACCGCTTTTCGTACATGACCCGCAACGCGGAAACCGGTCTGAGCGAAATTTACACCTTCGATCCGGCAACGGGTGAAGATGTGCTGGTTTTTGACGGCTCGGCTGTGACCTTCCCCGGCAGCGAAGTGCCGTTTGCGTTCCGCTCCTTTCAGTGGTCGGATGACGCCCGTTTTATCATCTTCCAAACCAATTTCGAACCGATTTACCGATACTCCGGCACGGCCGATTACTTCTACTATGCGCTGGAAGATCAGTCCCTCGAGCTCGTCGCCTCCCGTGCCTTCACCGCGGAGCTTTCTCCGGACGGCATCAAGGTCGCCTATCACAAGGACGGCAATATGTTCGTGTATGATCTGCTGACCCAAACCGAGCGTCAGCTGACCTTCGGCGATGAGGAGAATGTATTTTACGGCCGCTTCGGCTGGGTCTATGAAGAGGAGTTTGGTCTGGTGCAGGCCTGGAAATGGTCGCATGACAGCCGCTACCTGGCCTTCTGGAAATCCGATGAGCGGGAGGTGCCGCTGTTCCGCACGACCGATTTCGAGGGCACGCATCCCGAGTGGTTTGAGATTCCGTTTCCTAAAGTTGGAGATACCAACCCTACAGTCGAAATTGGGGTGATTGATATCAGCAGCGGAGAGCTGAGCTGGATGGATCTGGATTTGCAGGATGGCCTGGTGCCCCGGATTTACTGGACGGCTGATCCCGAAAAACTGGCGGTAACGACCATGAACCGCGCACAGACGGAACTCAGCGTGTACCTGAAGGATGTCCGCACCGGAACCGGTCCCCGCGTGATGCATGAGCAAGGCGAGGCCTGGATAGATGTGTTCGATTTCTTCGCGGGCATTGACGACTACTTTTTCTTCCCGCAGGAAACCGAGAGTTTTTTCTGGATTTCGGACCGTGACGGCTGGAAGCATTTGTATCATTACAGCTACACCGGCGAACTGATCCGGCAGGTGACCTCCGGCGATTGGCAGGTGACTTTTGTGCACGCGGTCGACCCCGAAAATGAGATCATCTATTTTACCTCGACCGAAGTTTCGCCCCTTGAGCGTCACCTGTACCGTATCGGTTTCGACGGCAGCGGGAAAGAGCGACTCACGGAGGTGCCGGGACGTCACCGCGTGGATATGGGTCCGAACGGGCGCTACTTCATCGACCGCTACTCCAACACCGAACTGCCGCGTCAGGTTGAACTTTGGGGCACAGCCCCGCTCCGCATGATTCAGAAGCTGGAGGACAATGCCGGCGTGTTGCGTTTTTTGGAGCAGTTTGAATATGCCCCGCGTCAGCTTTTCAGCTTTGAGACATCAGAAGGGGTGCCGCTGGACGGCTACCTGATTCTCCCGCCGGACTTCGACGAAAGCCAAAGCTATCCGCTGTTGCTCAGCGTCTATGGCGGCCCGAGTGCGCAGGGCGTGTACAACGAGTTTGAGACCAACGGCTTTTCGCAGTATTTGGCGCAGCAGGGCTATGTAATAGCGAACGTGAACAACCGGGGCAGCGGCGGCTACGGGCGCGACTTTGAAAAGAGCGTGTTCCTGCAGCTGGGGCTACTCGAAGCCCGGGATTTTGCGGAAACCGCGCGCTGGCTTTCCGAAAATCATGACTGGATTGATGGTGACCGCATGGCGATATATGGTCACAGCTATGGCGGCTATGTGAGCGCGCTCACGATGGCGCTGGAGCCCGGCGTGTTTCAGAGCGCAATTGTGGCCGCACCGGTCACGGACTGGCGCCTCTACGACACCATCTACACCGAGCGCTACATGGGGCTGCTGGATGAAAATCTGGAAGGCTACATCCAAAGCTCAGTCATGACGCATGTGTCCAACATCGAAGGTCAGCTGTTGCTCGTGCACTCAGCCATGGACGAGAACGTCCATCTTCAGAACACCATGCAGCTGGTAACCGCGCTCATCAATGCCGGCAAGGATGCCGATCTGCGGATTTATCCGCCGGGTAACCATAGTGTGGCATTTAACCTGCCGAGCTATCTGCTGCTTTACGAAACCTATTTTGACTTTTTGGAGCGCACCATCGGAGGCCGTTCACGATGAGCGCGGGCGCAGATCTTACCTTTCGTGCCGCGATTGACATCGGCACCAACACGGTGCTGCTGCTGATCGCGGAAGAACAGTCTGACGGGCGACTGCGCGTGATCAGGGAAGAGCAACGCATTCCACGGCTGGGCCGCGGCGTTGACCGCGACCGCAGGCTTCACCCGGAGAGTATGGGGCGTGTCATCAAAGTGCTTCGGGAGTACCGCGAACTGATCGGCGTTGCGCAGGCCCGCTACGGACTTGAAGGGCAAGCCGTAATGCCTGTCGTAACGGCTACCTCCGCCGTGCGGGATGCGCAAAACCGCCAGGATTTTCTGGAGGAGGTCAAAGCTCAGACCGGTTGGGAAATCCGGCTGCTCTCGGGGGAAGAGGAGGCGTCTGCGACCTATCGCGGCGCCCTGCGCGTGCTCCCGGCTACAGCGGCCCAAAAAGCAACGCACGCGCTCGTGCTTGATATTGGCGGCGGCAGCACTGAAGCCGCGTTCGGCCCTTTCGATTTCTCCGGAGCGCCCGAAATGTTCCGCTCCGTTGACGCCGGCTGCGTCCGCTTCACAGAGCGCTACCTTCAACCCGAAGCCTCAGCCGACGACAAAAGCTACCCGGAATCCGGCTACTGTCCGACACCGCAGCAAATTGAAGCCTGCCGCGAAGCCATAGCCGACGCCCTTCAGCCCATGGCACCGGTAAAACAGTCACTGCAAGCGGCCAAACAGGCCGGAAAAACCAGCATCATGGCGGGCGTTGCGGGCACGGTCATAAGTCTTGCATTCATGGAACTCGGCCTCGACGACTACAGTGCAACGGCCATCAACGGCAACCGCATCAGCCTTGAACAGCTTCAGCACCGGATTGCGTGGGCTTCATCCAAAACACCCGCAGAAATGGAGCACGCCTTCCCCACCGTGATGGAAGGCCGCGCGGACATTGTGCTCAGCGGACTGCTCATTCTGCAGGAGGCGATGCGGTATTTCGGCTTTGATCAGCTGCTGGTCTCAACCGGCGGGATACGGCACGGGGTAGTCTGAAAGTTAGAAGTAAGCAAGGCCACTTGATCTGACATCCAAATCTGAACCGCACATCAGGGGCAGTTCGAAGGTTTTTATTTTTTGGGAAAACTTCCAGAGCATCAGGGGCTCAGAGACAGACTTGAAAACCCCAAAGCGAAGATGAAGGCGTTGCTTTTTTGTCTCCATCAGCATGTTCAGGCAGGCTCAGCCAGAATATGCTGATGAATGGTCTTTAACCCGCATTATTTCACGACGAACAAATTTCTTTGTGAACTTTGCGGGCTACCTGAACCGGGAAGCAAGCCAAAACAATGCTGAATGATGTTAGAGCCAAAACCCAAAAAATTAGCAATTAATCCAGTGCATCGCGGTCGTAGGTGCGCATCGCAGCTACGAAGCTGAAGACTGCGATGGTCGCACAGACCACAATTAGTGAAAAGACGGCCTGAGAAGCGGCATAGGGACCTTCAAACACTTGATCCATCAGGAAACCGGCAACCGGCGGACCGAGTCCGAACCCGGCAATACTGATCACAAACAGATACAGTCCGCCGGCAAGTGCCCTTTGGTTGGGCTTCACCATGAACTGAATCAGGGCAGCAGCAACGCCGTTGAAGGAAGATGAAAAAAGAACCGCGCCACCAAGCAGGAGCAGGGCGGAGAAGCCGTCATCCGCAAAAAGTCCCATACCATAAAGCGGAACCGCGCCAACAGCGGGAATGATACCCGCCCAAAAGCGCCAGGCCTTTTTTTTCAGGGCAAGGTAGTCGGCGAGCTGCCCCATCAGGATTACGGTGCCGGCCACCCCAAACTGAAACCAGCCATAATGCCGGATGAGATCGGGCCTGTCGAATACATCCACGAAAATGGTACTCACAAAAGCCAGCACCGTATAGCCGATAGCAGCCAGCATGGCAAAACCAAGCAAATGCAGCTGAATGGTCCGCTTCGCAAGCATTTCCCGAAGATTAGCAAAGGTGTCGCCGATAAAGGTTCCCGAAACGACTTTGTTAGCCCGAGCATCGCGGATGAAAAACCAGGCAACCGGCGCGAGAAAAAGTCCGGGAAGTCCGACGACGATCATAGCCGTCTGCCAGTCGGCGTTTTGCGCAACGGTACCGCCAACGAGAAAGGACAAACCGATGCCGATAAAAATACCGGCAGCATAAACCGAAAAAACACTTGCCCGCTTTTCGGGTCGAAAGGTTTCAGCAAGCAGGGCATAGGCCGCAGGACCAAGCATCGCCTGACTCACGCCCAAAATAAGGCGATAAAAAACCAGCAGCGCAAAAGAAGCCGCAAAGCCGCTGAGCACGGTCACCAGGCTCCAGGTAAACACGGCAATGGCAATCATCTTCCGGCGAGACCACTGATCCGCCAGCCGTCCCATCGGAATACCCGCAAAGGCATAGATAAGCGAGAAAGCCGTACCATAGAGCAGGCCGATTTGCACATTGGTCAGCTCGAAATATCCCCTGATCTGCGGAGCCAGCACGGCCACAATTTGCCGGTCCACAAAACTAAGGACATAAATGGCAAACAAAATAAAGAGCAGCCAGAATGAATAGCGTTTAAACATCAGAATATCAGAAATTTGTAGGCTTAATGAAGGGGCTGAATATACTGAAATTGAGCGAATAAATGGGTATTTTGGGCTTATTCATTATTAGTGGAACAAAATGAAATGTCAGAAGAAAAAACCTGTCCCAAAACGTACCTTGCATCCCTAAGCCCGACGCTTTTTTGGGATATTGATCGTTCAAAACTTGACGCAGAACAGTCAAAGCGACTTATAATTGAGCGGGTGTTTACAAGGGGAAGCCTTGATGACCTAAGGGCAACCATTGCATGGTATAGCAAAGAGCAGGCCGGAGAAGTGCTCACCAAATTGAATTACCCGGACCCGAAAACACTCAATCTTGCAAGCATAATTCTTGATATCCCCAAAGAAAAATTCAAATATTACACTACCACACCTTCGAAAGAGAGACATTGGAAATCATAGAAATGGTTTGCAGTATTACATAGTCACATTGATAGTTTCAATTTCAGTAAGATTAAAGGCGAAAAAAGTACAAATTCTGTGATAAGAAATGAGAATCTGAAACGAAAAATGCTGCACAAGATTCACAGCCCCATTTGCCCTTAATCATTCTCTTTTATAGATTGGAAGCAACTATTTCAAACACAAATAATCAGCTATGGACGCATTAAGAGAGACCGCCCTTCGCATTTTGCGGAA
This genomic stretch from Cyclonatronum proteinivorum harbors:
- the serS gene encoding serine--tRNA ligase, whose product is MLDIAVIKEQPERVKTAMLNKGEADTAVVDTLLDTDKNWREAVKELDHLRSESNRKAKMIGALMAKGQKTEAQAIIKETGEMKAAIKGLEDKEKMLREQRFGLMLRIPNIPHESVPVGKTENDNIEAFRHGELRTEDWVKPHWELTAEHGWIDFERGVKVTGAGFPFYKGPAARLQRALINYFIDTATERGYTELMAPFMVNEDSARGTGQIPDKEDMMYTVPRDGFFMIPTAEVPVSNFHRDEIFELKSLPVKYVCYTPCWRREAGSYGKDVRGLNRLHQFDKVELVKFVKPDTSYDELESLREDAEFLLQALGLSYRRLLMCTGDMGFTQTKKYDLEVWSPGQQRWLEVSSCSNFEGFQARRMMVRYRDEKGNIETLHTLNGSGLALPRVMAAILEEYQLPSGKLRVPEVLKPYLGGAEELG
- a CDS encoding aspartate aminotransferase family protein, with the translated sequence MLNPNEVLSARDAFFRHVALTSDAPMGIEIDYAEGPFFYDTNGRRYTDFISGIAVSTLGHRHPVVLDALRSQLDRHLHVMVYGEFIQRPQSDFARLLTSVLPESLDRIYFVNSGTEANEGALKLAKKHTGRSKLIAFRNSYHGDTHGSLSVTGRDVYRDPYLPLLPDVHFFDFNDPAVFEAFDSETAAVILEPIQGEGGIIPAKKAWLQSVREACTKAGACLIFDEIQSGFGRTGRLFAFEHYGVVPDILCMAKAMGGGMPVGGFAASSRLFEAFMYDPPLNHVTTFGGHPMSCAAGHAALQFTLENKLWERAPSIEKQIREGLDLPGVVEIRGRGAMLGLVLPDFDTTRAVVERCLAHGLLLGWTLHSNTLVRLAPPLIIEDEVLQDAIAILRESILACQS
- a CDS encoding S9 family peptidase — translated: MYAPLRLAGLLILFVVMQPFTGLAQSQTQDLQRYASLQQALFSAGNLSGGNGPASVNWIAGGDRFSYMTRNAETGLSEIYTFDPATGEDVLVFDGSAVTFPGSEVPFAFRSFQWSDDARFIIFQTNFEPIYRYSGTADYFYYALEDQSLELVASRAFTAELSPDGIKVAYHKDGNMFVYDLLTQTERQLTFGDEENVFYGRFGWVYEEEFGLVQAWKWSHDSRYLAFWKSDEREVPLFRTTDFEGTHPEWFEIPFPKVGDTNPTVEIGVIDISSGELSWMDLDLQDGLVPRIYWTADPEKLAVTTMNRAQTELSVYLKDVRTGTGPRVMHEQGEAWIDVFDFFAGIDDYFFFPQETESFFWISDRDGWKHLYHYSYTGELIRQVTSGDWQVTFVHAVDPENEIIYFTSTEVSPLERHLYRIGFDGSGKERLTEVPGRHRVDMGPNGRYFIDRYSNTELPRQVELWGTAPLRMIQKLEDNAGVLRFLEQFEYAPRQLFSFETSEGVPLDGYLILPPDFDESQSYPLLLSVYGGPSAQGVYNEFETNGFSQYLAQQGYVIANVNNRGSGGYGRDFEKSVFLQLGLLEARDFAETARWLSENHDWIDGDRMAIYGHSYGGYVSALTMALEPGVFQSAIVAAPVTDWRLYDTIYTERYMGLLDENLEGYIQSSVMTHVSNIEGQLLLVHSAMDENVHLQNTMQLVTALINAGKDADLRIYPPGNHSVAFNLPSYLLLYETYFDFLERTIGGRSR
- a CDS encoding Ppx/GppA phosphatase family protein, with the protein product MSAGADLTFRAAIDIGTNTVLLLIAEEQSDGRLRVIREEQRIPRLGRGVDRDRRLHPESMGRVIKVLREYRELIGVAQARYGLEGQAVMPVVTATSAVRDAQNRQDFLEEVKAQTGWEIRLLSGEEEASATYRGALRVLPATAAQKATHALVLDIGGGSTEAAFGPFDFSGAPEMFRSVDAGCVRFTERYLQPEASADDKSYPESGYCPTPQQIEACREAIADALQPMAPVKQSLQAAKQAGKTSIMAGVAGTVISLAFMELGLDDYSATAINGNRISLEQLQHRIAWASSKTPAEMEHAFPTVMEGRADIVLSGLLILQEAMRYFGFDQLLVSTGGIRHGVV
- a CDS encoding MFS transporter; protein product: MFKRYSFWLLFILFAIYVLSFVDRQIVAVLAPQIRGYFELTNVQIGLLYGTAFSLIYAFAGIPMGRLADQWSRRKMIAIAVFTWSLVTVLSGFAASFALLVFYRLILGVSQAMLGPAAYALLAETFRPEKRASVFSVYAAGIFIGIGLSFLVGGTVAQNADWQTAMIVVGLPGLFLAPVAWFFIRDARANKVVSGTFIGDTFANLREMLAKRTIQLHLLGFAMLAAIGYTVLAFVSTIFVDVFDRPDLIRHYGWFQFGVAGTVILMGQLADYLALKKKAWRFWAGIIPAVGAVPLYGMGLFADDGFSALLLLGGAVLFSSSFNGVAAALIQFMVKPNQRALAGGLYLFVISIAGFGLGPPVAGFLMDQVFEGPYAASQAVFSLIVVCATIAVFSFVAAMRTYDRDALD
- a CDS encoding DUF6922 domain-containing protein, with amino-acid sequence MEQNEMSEEKTCPKTYLASLSPTLFWDIDRSKLDAEQSKRLIIERVFTRGSLDDLRATIAWYSKEQAGEVLTKLNYPDPKTLNLASIILDIPKEKFKYYTTTPSKERHWKS